Proteins found in one Salvia splendens isolate huo1 chromosome 10, SspV2, whole genome shotgun sequence genomic segment:
- the LOC121750636 gene encoding LOW QUALITY PROTEIN: glutamate receptor 2.7-like (The sequence of the model RefSeq protein was modified relative to this genomic sequence to represent the inferred CDS: inserted 2 bases in 2 codons; deleted 2 bases in 2 codons), translating into MDDYVGKMGLNCITMALSDFYTKHGQYQTRLVLTKRDSKKDVVGAAAAALDLLKNVQVQAIIGPLSSMQTPFMIHLGNKSQVQIITFSATSPSLLSIQSPYFVRAALDDSSQVKAIAAIVKAYGWREVVPIYVDNEFGHGIMPFLADNLEKVNVRIPYRSVIPSFATDDQIVAELYKLMTNQTRVFIVHMRTTLGSRLFTKAKLLGMMSEDYVWIITDGMTNELSSMDHSVIEEDMQGVIGVRPHILKSEELHKFKVKYKKEIQQQNPTNHDLDLNIFGLWAYDSAIALAMAVEKARIRNATFLKKASDSTTPTDLEGFGVSDIGTELIQVLSSITFRGLAGEFKLVEGQLESPPYQIINVIGAGARVVGYWTKDNGIVREINFAKSTKKTYSTSKSNIGFIMWPGDRKNPPKVGWVIPTKGKKLRIGVPVKLRFFEFMHITWNSDNSTKVEGYCKEVFDMVVEARPYGVQYEYVPFATSDHKRAGSYDEFVYAVSQGDFDAAVGDVTIVANRSQYVDFTLPYTESVVSMVVPIKNDKNKNAWAFLKPLTWKLWVTSFCSFVFMGFLIWILEHRINEEFRGPLWHKVGTIFWFAFSTMVFANRERVISNLCRFLLIIWFMVVLIXTQSYTASLTSMLTVQELKPTITDVNELIRSKETVGYHNGSFVFELLKXLNFDKSRLLAYNYPEKMHELFRKGSAKGGISAAFDEIPYVKLFLAKYCSKYIMVGPTYKTDGFGFAFPIGSPLVPDISRAILNVTEGKQMMEIENKWFKNDTKCADTSDYSSSNSLGIESFWGLFMIAGIAGVIALIIYVISFLYENWHVVRRGSDSEMTLKSKSLELLQRFNSKDITCHTFNKYERRVNHNGSECGCARTVMEPSDEYFHPSPSTFSQNSPGNNGQPSPISSSPEAHS; encoded by the exons ATGGATGATTATGTCGGGAAAATGGGGTTGAACTGCATCACTATGGCACTCTCGGATTTCTACACCAAACATGGCCAATATCAGACCAGGCTGGTCCTTACCAAGAGAGACTCCAAGAAAGATGTTGTTGGAGCAGCTGCAGCAG CTCTAGATTTACTGAAGAATGTCCAAGTGCAAGCGATTATAGGTCCGTTGTCCTCGATGCAGACACCTTTTATGATACATCTTGGGAACAAATCTCAAGTACAGATCATAACATTTTCAGCAACAAGCCCGTCTCTCTTGTCAATCCAAAGTCCATATTTCGTTCGTGCTGCCTTAGATGATTCTTCCCAAGTAAAGGCCATAGCCGCAATAGTCAAAGCCTATGGATGGAGAGAGGTTGTGCCAATCTATGTAGATAATGAGTTTGGACATGGGATTATGCCATTTTTAGCAGATAATTTGGAAAAAGTAAATGTGCGCATACCTTACAGGAGTGTCATACCATCATTCGCAACAGATGATCAGATTGTTGCAGAGCTTTACAAGCTGATGACAAACCAAACTAGAGTTTTCATTGTCCACATGAGGACCACTCTTGGTTCTCGCCTGTTCACCAAAGCTAAACTACTAGGAATGATGAGTGAAGACTATGTGTGGATAATAACTGATGGAATGACAAACGAGTTAAGTTCAATGGATCATTCGGTTATTGAAGAAGATATGCAAGGAGTTATAGGTGTAAGACCTCATATTCTGAAATCGGAAGAGCTGCACAAATTCAAAGTCAAATACAAGAAAGAGATTCAGCAGCAAAACCCAACAAATCATGATCTGGATTTGAACATCTTTGGACTCTGGGCTTATGACTCTGCAATTGCACTAGCAATGGCAGTAGAAAAGGCTAGAATAAGAAATGCTACATTTCTGAAGAAGGCAAGTGATTCCACAACACCGACAGATCTTGAAGGCTTTGGAGTCTCAGACATTGGAACTGAACTCATTCAAGTGTTGTCAAGTATCACTTTCAGGGGCCTTGCTGGAGAGTTTAAACTAGTTGAAGGACAACTCGAATCACCTCCTTACCAGATAATCAATGTGATTGGTGCAGGAGCCCGAGTTGTAGGATATTGGACAAAAGATAATGGAATTGTAAGAGAAATCAACTTTGCAAAATCTACCAAAAAAACGTACTCCACTTCCAAGTCCAACATCGGATTCATTATGTGGCCAGGCGATAGAAAAAATCCACCCAAG GTAGGTTGGGTCATTCCGACCAAAGGGAAGAAGTTAAGAATCGGAGTACCTGTAAAACTTCGTTTCTTTGAGTTCATGCATATCACTTGGAACTCCGACAATTCTACAAAAGTGGAAGGTTACTGCAAGGAAGTTTTTGATATGGTGGTCGAAGCACGACCATATGGCGTGCAGTATGAGTATGTTCCTTTTGCTACGTCTGACCACAAGAGAGCCGGCAGTTATGATGAGTTTGTTTATGCAGTATCCCAAGGA GACTTTGATGCTGCAGTTGGAGATGTAACTATCGTAGCAAACAGGTCACAGTATGTTGACTTCACCCTGCCTTATACAGAATCTGTTGTTTCAATGGTTGTACCGATAAAAAATGACAAGAACAAAAATGCATGGGCATTTCTAAAGCCACTGACATGGAAACTTTGGGTGACAAGCTTTTGCTCATTTGTTTTCATGGGCTTCCTTATTTGGATTCTAGAACATCGGATCAATGAAGAATTCAGGGGCCCTCTTTGGCATAAAGTAGGCACGATATTTTGGTTTGCCTTTTCAACAATGGTGTTCGCTAATA GGGAGAGAGTGATAAGTAACTTGTGTAGGTTTCTGCTGATCATATGGTTCATGGTGGTTCTGA CTACGCAGAGCTACACAGCTAGTCTTACTTCCATGTTGACAGTCCAAGAGCTGAAACCCACCATCACAGATGTCAATGAGCTTATAAGAAGCAAAGAAACTGTTGGCTACCATAATGGGTCATTTGTTTTTGAACTTTTGA GATTGAACTTTGACAAATCCAGACTTTTGGCATATAACTACCCTGAGAAAATGCATGAACTT TTTAGGAAAGGTAGTGCAAAAGGTGGTATATCTGCTGCTTTTGATGAGATACCATATGTCAAGCTTTTCCTTGCCAAATACTGCTCAAAATACATCATGGTTGGGCCAACGTACAAGACAGATGGTTTTGGCTTT GCCTTTCCTATAGGATCTCCTCTAGTGCCTGATATTTCAAGAGCTATATTAAATGTTACTGAGGGAAAGCAGATGATGGAGATTGAGAATAAATGGTTCAAAAACGATACCAAATGTGCAGATACTAGTGATTATTCCTCATCAAACAGTCTTGGAATAGAAAGCTTCTGGGGGCTCTTCATGATTGCAGGAATAGCAGGAGTTATAGCTTTGATAATCTACGTGATTAGTTTTCTCTACGAGAATTGGCATGTTGTGCGTCGTGGCTCTGATTCAGAGATGACACTAAAAAGCAAATCATTAGAGTTACTCCAGAGGTTCAACAGCAAAGACATCACTTGTCACACTTTCAACAAGTACGAACGAAGAGTGAATCACAATGGCAGCGAATGTGGTTGTGCGAGAACAGTGATGGAACCTTCCGACGAGTATTTCCATCCAAGCCCATCAACCTTCTCGCAGAACTCACCAGGCAACAACGGCCAACCAAGTCCTATTTCCTCAAGTCCTGAAGCACACAGCTGA